A section of the Spirosoma pollinicola genome encodes:
- a CDS encoding ABC transporter permease — protein MLTNYIKIAWRNLLRNKVFSIINLLGLSTGITVCLMIFLFIMNEFSVDNFHKNGKSIYRVMRGIDHEGKEVAVSYLSGPYAPALLTDFKGQIAQAVRVNSTDALVTAQDKSFHERKIIDADANFFTLFSFPLLKGNPATVLLEPASVVLTESTAKKYFGSIDDAMGKIVKVDKNLALKVTGIAQDVPTNSHLDFDVVIPLANYKDRAWMTGWINNGLYTYVQLAPMVSEVQVERNFPRFMDKHMGLIMKQAGYHFTLSLTPLQDIYFEQSVFDGARHGDKRVVYIFLSIAILILLVACINFMNLSTVRAVERSKEIGVRKVLGAIKSHLVWQFIGESLLLSAFSCVLSLGLLAVFLPAYSQLLGYPLNLFAYALPIGLFLIGIIVVAGFLSGSYPAFILAAFSPIQALKGKLRLGKGSVSLRQVLVVVQFSISLVLILGTAIGTQQMSYLKNKKLGYTKEQALVVPIESDDIYNFFLNHKPELLAQSRVEAVSMMSGEPGGFFDGHMFDVEAQPNRWKFRTEFADFDFVKTLGLTIIAGRDFSSQYPSDTTQAALINRTTAARLGWTPKEAIGKWLKNTLRDSTNRTIIGVVEDFNFLSLKEAIEPLVISPSNDRRAALIKLVPGNLAASVETIQQLYAKTRPAYPFEYHFLDQQFDQMYQADLRQQTILGIFAGLAIFIACLGLFGLASFSAQQRTKEIGVRKVLGASVGSIVGLLSGDFLKPVGIAILIASPIAWYVMDQWLQNFAYQVDISWWVFAGAGLLAIGIALLTVSYQSIKAALMNPIKSLRSE, from the coding sequence ATGCTCACGAACTACATCAAAATTGCCTGGCGGAACCTGCTCCGGAATAAGGTTTTTTCAATTATCAATTTATTGGGCTTGTCTACGGGTATTACGGTATGCCTGATGATTTTTCTGTTCATCATGAACGAGTTCAGCGTAGACAATTTCCATAAAAATGGAAAGAGTATATACCGCGTCATGCGTGGGATAGACCATGAGGGTAAAGAAGTCGCGGTCTCCTATTTATCGGGGCCTTATGCTCCTGCCCTATTGACCGATTTTAAGGGGCAAATAGCCCAGGCTGTACGGGTAAACTCAACCGATGCTTTAGTAACGGCTCAGGATAAATCATTTCATGAACGGAAGATTATTGATGCTGACGCCAACTTTTTCACGCTCTTCTCCTTCCCGTTACTCAAAGGCAATCCGGCCACGGTACTGCTCGAACCGGCGAGTGTGGTGCTCACCGAATCGACGGCTAAAAAGTACTTTGGCAGCATTGACGATGCGATGGGAAAAATCGTTAAAGTCGACAAAAACCTGGCCCTGAAAGTCACCGGTATTGCGCAGGATGTTCCCACTAATTCACACCTGGATTTTGACGTGGTCATACCGCTGGCGAATTACAAAGACCGGGCATGGATGACCGGCTGGATCAATAACGGCCTTTACACCTACGTACAACTGGCTCCAATGGTCAGCGAAGTGCAGGTTGAGCGGAATTTCCCCCGTTTCATGGACAAGCACATGGGGCTGATTATGAAGCAGGCGGGCTATCATTTTACTCTGTCGCTTACGCCATTGCAGGATATCTACTTCGAGCAGTCAGTCTTCGACGGTGCCCGGCATGGCGATAAACGCGTAGTCTATATTTTTCTGTCGATTGCGATCCTCATTCTGCTGGTGGCCTGTATCAATTTCATGAACCTGTCGACGGTGCGGGCGGTGGAGCGTTCGAAAGAAATTGGCGTCCGCAAAGTGCTGGGGGCTATAAAAAGTCACCTGGTTTGGCAGTTCATTGGCGAGTCGCTCCTGCTTTCCGCTTTCTCCTGCGTATTGTCACTAGGCTTACTGGCGGTGTTTTTGCCGGCTTACAGCCAATTACTGGGCTATCCGTTGAACCTCTTTGCGTATGCGCTGCCGATAGGGCTATTCCTCATCGGGATCATTGTCGTAGCAGGTTTCCTGTCGGGCAGCTATCCGGCGTTTATACTGGCGGCTTTTTCGCCCATTCAAGCCCTGAAAGGCAAATTACGGCTGGGTAAAGGAAGCGTTTCCCTACGACAGGTGCTGGTGGTAGTGCAGTTCAGCATTTCGCTCGTCCTGATACTCGGAACAGCCATCGGTACCCAGCAAATGAGCTACCTCAAAAACAAAAAGCTAGGCTATACAAAAGAGCAAGCATTAGTTGTCCCTATCGAGAGTGACGACATCTATAATTTCTTCCTGAACCATAAGCCGGAACTGCTTGCCCAGAGCCGGGTGGAGGCTGTTTCGATGATGTCGGGAGAGCCGGGTGGTTTTTTCGACGGGCATATGTTTGATGTCGAAGCACAACCCAACCGATGGAAATTCCGGACGGAGTTTGCTGATTTCGATTTTGTAAAAACCCTGGGGTTGACAATCATTGCTGGCCGGGATTTTTCGTCCCAATACCCCTCCGACACGACTCAGGCAGCCCTGATCAATCGGACGACGGCCGCCAGACTAGGCTGGACGCCGAAAGAAGCTATCGGCAAGTGGCTGAAAAATACGTTGCGGGACAGCACGAACCGGACCATCATTGGCGTCGTCGAGGATTTCAATTTCCTCTCCCTGAAAGAAGCCATCGAACCATTGGTGATTAGCCCCAGCAACGACCGACGGGCGGCTTTGATTAAGCTGGTACCCGGCAATCTGGCCGCTTCGGTCGAAACCATTCAGCAGTTGTATGCCAAAACCCGACCGGCCTATCCGTTCGAGTACCACTTTCTGGATCAGCAGTTCGACCAGATGTACCAGGCGGATCTGCGTCAGCAAACGATTCTGGGGATTTTTGCTGGCCTGGCCATTTTCATCGCCTGTCTGGGGCTGTTTGGGTTAGCCTCTTTTTCGGCCCAACAGCGCACCAAAGAAATCGGGGTACGCAAAGTACTGGGCGCTTCGGTGGGCAGTATTGTGGGCCTGCTCTCCGGCGATTTCCTGAAGCCGGTCGGTATTGCCATTCTGATCGCCAGCCCGATTGCGTGGTACGTTATGGATCAGTGGCTGCAAAATTTTGCGTACCAGGTCGATATCTCGTGGTGGGTCTTTGCCGGGGCGGGACTGCTGGCTATTGGCATTGCATTACTCACGGTGAGTTACCAAAGCATCAAAGCGGCTCTGATGAATCCAATCAAATCGTTACGAAGTGAATGA